One region of Anaeromyxobacter paludicola genomic DNA includes:
- a CDS encoding HAD family hydrolase, translating into MVPFGRVAAIFDVDDSLLDGNAGTIFTWYLYSEKLMLPEVRARVPRVIYEYARHRLTEQDMVEVGSKCHLGLRADDLKAHAHACFQRHLKKRITAGAVRQVRKHLLSGHFVVVASGSPQYIIEEVARHLRVHAALGTRTRIVDGRATDQIIPPVVFRDGKRAAVERLAERYDLDLAKSFLYSDALADEPLFESVGHPVVVNPKAPFRAVAERRGWPVVEWKERNKGAEPPDTADEWGSWGG; encoded by the coding sequence GTGGTCCCCTTCGGCCGCGTGGCGGCGATCTTCGACGTCGACGACTCGCTCCTCGACGGGAACGCCGGGACCATCTTCACCTGGTACCTCTACAGCGAGAAGCTGATGCTGCCGGAGGTGCGGGCCAGGGTGCCGCGCGTCATCTACGAGTACGCGCGGCACCGGCTCACCGAGCAGGACATGGTCGAGGTCGGCTCGAAGTGCCACCTCGGGCTCCGGGCCGACGACCTCAAGGCCCACGCCCACGCCTGCTTCCAGCGCCACCTGAAGAAGCGCATCACCGCCGGCGCCGTGCGCCAGGTGCGCAAGCACCTGCTCTCGGGCCACTTCGTGGTCGTGGCCTCCGGCTCGCCGCAGTACATCATCGAGGAGGTGGCGCGGCACCTGCGCGTGCACGCCGCCCTCGGCACCCGCACCCGCATCGTGGACGGGCGGGCCACCGACCAGATCATCCCCCCGGTCGTGTTCCGCGACGGGAAGCGGGCCGCGGTGGAGCGGCTCGCCGAGCGCTACGACCTCGACCTCGCGAAGAGCTTCCTCTACTCCGACGCGCTCGCCGACGAGCCGCTGTTCGAGTCGGTCGGCCACCCGGTGGTGGTCAACCCCAAGGCGCCGTTCCGGGCCGTCGCCGAGCGGCGCGGCTGGCCGGTGGTGGAGTGGAAGGAGCGGAACAAGGGGGCGGAGCCCCCCGACACCGCCGACGAGTGGGGCAGCTGGGGCGGCTAG
- a CDS encoding CBS domain-containing protein has translation MSRQTVQRFMTVSPYVISSSATLAHAHRVMRERNIRHLPVVDEDRLVGLVSQRDIYMLETLRGVDPLTETVAEAMTADPFAVPPEAPLDEVALAMARRKFGSAVVVDGGVVVGLFTTVDALRALAAVMRRGRRPAPPAEEEQAARP, from the coding sequence GTGTCCAGACAGACCGTTCAGCGGTTCATGACCGTCAGCCCTTACGTGATCTCGAGCAGCGCGACGCTGGCGCACGCGCACCGCGTCATGCGGGAGCGGAACATCCGCCACCTGCCGGTGGTGGACGAGGACCGGCTGGTGGGGCTCGTCTCGCAGCGGGACATCTACATGCTCGAGACGCTCCGGGGCGTGGACCCGCTCACCGAGACGGTGGCGGAGGCCATGACCGCCGATCCCTTCGCGGTGCCGCCGGAGGCGCCCCTCGACGAGGTCGCGCTGGCCATGGCGCGCCGGAAGTTCGGGTCGGCGGTGGTGGTGGACGGCGGCGTGGTGGTCGGGCTCTTCACGACGGTGGACGCCCTGCGCGCGCTCGCCGCGGTGATGCGCCGCGGCCGCCGTCCCGCGCCGCCGGCCGAGGAGGAGCAGGCCGCTCGACCCTGA
- the metG gene encoding methionine--tRNA ligase — MSERLLVTSALPYANGSIHLGHLVEYIQTDVYVRCRRMLGDDVTYVCAADSHGTPIEVNAAKAGMSPKAFVEKYRAEQHADFSRFGVEFSTYYTTDSPENARWAHRIYRALKAKGLIYKKSVEQLYCEHDQRFLPDRFVKGTCPKCGAPDQYGDGCERCNAIYDPRELVEPRCVLCGNAPVVRSSDHAYVNLRKVEPEIRAWVEAPGHLEPAVREQVKGWLADLQDWCITRDAPYFGFPLDDPEFPGKYLYVWLDAPIGYIASAEHHFAEEARERLSPEAFEARYLAAAAPARLEHFIGKDILRFHAVFWPAMLQAAGLKTPDREAVHGHLTVNGEKMSKSRGTFITARTYLETGLDPELLRYFYAANLGPGISDLDLSLEEFRNRINADLANNVANLASRVAALVPRAGEPLSETPEPAIAEATRAALDQGRKAYLALELREVVRLASQVAGLCNKRLQEQKPWEDPASPASRALLFSAAKALAGVAVLLGPVMPGFTAKLLAAFGQERPRTWDEGFDPFAGAPVRIAEKPPQIARVDAKLVEKLIVPAEPPKVVKAASPAEGAAKASARAPAAPPPPPGVIGYDDFARVELKVAQVKAAEKVEKADKLLKLTVDAGEPEPRTIVAGIALAYPDPAALVGKKIVVVANLAPRALRGITSQGMLLAAGEPPNLTVVQVGDAIAPGTRVK, encoded by the coding sequence GTGAGCGAGAGACTCCTGGTGACCAGCGCCCTGCCGTACGCCAACGGCTCCATCCACCTCGGGCACCTAGTCGAGTACATCCAGACCGACGTGTACGTGCGCTGCCGGCGCATGCTCGGCGACGACGTGACCTACGTCTGCGCCGCCGACTCCCACGGCACGCCCATCGAGGTGAACGCGGCCAAGGCCGGCATGAGCCCCAAGGCCTTCGTGGAGAAGTACCGGGCCGAGCAGCACGCCGACTTCTCCCGCTTCGGCGTCGAGTTCTCGACCTACTACACCACCGACTCGCCGGAGAACGCCCGCTGGGCGCACCGCATCTACCGGGCGCTCAAGGCGAAGGGGCTCATCTACAAGAAGTCGGTCGAGCAGCTCTACTGCGAGCACGACCAGCGCTTCCTGCCCGACCGCTTCGTCAAGGGCACCTGCCCGAAGTGCGGCGCGCCCGACCAGTACGGCGACGGCTGCGAGCGGTGCAACGCCATCTACGATCCGCGCGAGCTCGTGGAACCGCGCTGCGTGCTCTGCGGCAACGCCCCGGTGGTCCGCTCCAGCGACCACGCCTACGTGAACCTGCGCAAGGTGGAGCCGGAGATCCGGGCCTGGGTGGAGGCGCCGGGCCACCTCGAGCCGGCGGTGCGCGAGCAGGTGAAGGGCTGGCTCGCCGACCTGCAGGACTGGTGCATCACCCGCGACGCGCCGTACTTCGGCTTCCCGCTCGACGACCCCGAGTTCCCGGGCAAGTACCTCTACGTCTGGCTCGACGCGCCCATCGGCTACATCGCCTCGGCCGAGCACCACTTCGCCGAGGAGGCCCGGGAGCGGCTCTCGCCCGAGGCGTTCGAGGCCCGCTACCTCGCCGCCGCCGCCCCGGCGCGGCTCGAGCACTTCATCGGCAAGGACATCCTCCGCTTCCACGCCGTCTTCTGGCCGGCCATGCTCCAGGCGGCGGGCTTGAAGACGCCCGACCGCGAGGCGGTCCACGGCCACCTCACCGTCAACGGCGAGAAGATGTCCAAGTCGCGCGGCACGTTCATCACCGCCCGCACCTACCTCGAGACCGGCCTCGACCCCGAGCTGCTCCGCTACTTCTACGCCGCGAACCTCGGGCCCGGCATCTCCGACCTCGACCTCTCGCTCGAGGAGTTCCGCAACCGGATCAACGCCGACCTCGCCAACAACGTGGCCAACCTCGCCTCGCGCGTGGCGGCGCTCGTGCCCCGCGCCGGCGAGCCGCTCTCCGAGACGCCGGAGCCGGCCATCGCCGAGGCCACCCGGGCGGCGCTCGATCAGGGGCGCAAGGCCTATCTGGCCCTCGAGCTGCGCGAGGTGGTGCGGCTCGCGAGCCAGGTGGCCGGGCTCTGCAACAAGCGGCTCCAGGAGCAGAAGCCCTGGGAGGATCCGGCCTCGCCGGCCTCGCGCGCGCTGCTCTTCTCGGCCGCCAAGGCGCTCGCCGGCGTCGCCGTGCTGCTCGGCCCGGTGATGCCCGGCTTCACCGCGAAGCTCCTCGCCGCCTTCGGCCAGGAGCGGCCGAGGACCTGGGACGAGGGCTTCGACCCGTTCGCCGGCGCGCCCGTCCGGATCGCCGAGAAGCCGCCGCAGATCGCGCGCGTGGACGCGAAGCTGGTCGAGAAGCTCATCGTCCCGGCGGAGCCTCCGAAGGTCGTGAAGGCGGCGAGCCCGGCGGAGGGGGCCGCCAAGGCCTCGGCCCGCGCCCCGGCCGCCCCGCCGCCGCCCCCCGGGGTCATCGGCTACGACGACTTCGCCCGGGTCGAGCTCAAGGTGGCGCAGGTGAAGGCGGCCGAGAAGGTGGAGAAGGCCGACAAGCTCCTCAAGCTCACCGTGGACGCGGGCGAGCCCGAGCCGCGCACCATCGTCGCCGGCATCGCGCTCGCCTACCCGGATCCGGCGGCGCTCGTCGGCAAGAAGATCGTGGTGGTGGCGAACCTGGCCCCGCGGGCGCTCCGCGGGATCACCTCGCAGGGGATGCTCCTCGCCGCCGGCGAGCCGCCGAACCTCACCGTGGTGCAGGTGGGCGACGCGATCGCCCCGGGCACGCGGGTGAAGTGA
- a CDS encoding DNA polymerase III subunit delta — translation MASPGPRRPRAAASHTLEGCLAEARAGSPAPVYLLDGDAFLAARAAAELCGALVPEARRALDLVELDPAASPAEVAAELATRGLFGSGKVVLLREPAFLASKEDAQGAFDRAREMWEKGRQREAARRLLALAAKAGWSADDLAAAPGAKKGKGDLPALERDLGLDLGEEGRAFVAAASAFAREREMKAARDDASALDALLGDGLPKGHVLVVAAGKVDGRLPLVKKLVAAGRRVSLAIEVEGPFGQERPVLGPVLEALLAGTGKSVDRGAEARLAELVGDDARQLASEVAKLAAFVGDRKVIRAADVDELVTRVAADPFFALGNAVEARDLPRALGVLSRSLADGASPHMLLGSLAATVRRLVVERERARAAAGERRLRSVSEWEALVLPSISREELGQKKPYGFWMKYQASLRYGRGELLDFLSALAESDVAMKTGGEGRVLLERALLRFLSSEPTTRGEA, via the coding sequence ATGGCTAGCCCCGGTCCCCGCCGGCCGCGCGCCGCCGCCTCCCACACGCTCGAGGGCTGCCTCGCGGAGGCGCGCGCCGGTTCGCCCGCGCCGGTCTACCTCCTCGACGGCGACGCCTTCCTCGCCGCCCGGGCCGCCGCCGAGCTCTGCGGCGCGCTGGTGCCGGAGGCGCGGCGCGCGCTCGACCTCGTCGAGCTCGACCCGGCGGCCTCGCCGGCCGAGGTGGCGGCCGAGCTCGCCACCCGGGGCCTCTTCGGGAGCGGCAAGGTGGTGCTCCTGCGCGAGCCCGCCTTCCTCGCCTCGAAGGAGGACGCCCAGGGCGCCTTCGACCGCGCCCGCGAGATGTGGGAGAAGGGGCGGCAGCGCGAGGCGGCCCGGCGGCTGCTCGCCCTCGCCGCCAAGGCCGGCTGGAGCGCCGACGACCTCGCCGCCGCGCCCGGCGCGAAGAAGGGGAAGGGGGACCTCCCGGCGCTCGAGCGCGACCTCGGGCTCGACCTGGGGGAGGAGGGGCGCGCCTTCGTCGCCGCCGCGTCCGCCTTCGCCCGGGAGCGGGAGATGAAGGCCGCCCGCGACGACGCCTCCGCGCTCGACGCGCTCCTCGGGGACGGGCTGCCGAAGGGGCACGTGCTGGTGGTCGCCGCCGGCAAGGTGGACGGCCGGCTGCCGCTCGTGAAGAAGCTCGTCGCGGCGGGGCGCAGGGTCTCGCTGGCCATCGAGGTGGAGGGGCCGTTCGGGCAGGAGCGGCCGGTGCTCGGGCCGGTGCTCGAGGCGCTCCTCGCCGGGACCGGCAAGAGCGTGGACCGGGGCGCCGAGGCGCGCCTCGCCGAGCTCGTCGGCGACGACGCCCGGCAGCTCGCGAGCGAGGTGGCGAAGCTGGCGGCGTTCGTCGGCGACCGGAAGGTCATCCGGGCCGCCGACGTGGACGAGCTCGTCACGCGGGTCGCCGCCGATCCGTTCTTCGCCCTTGGCAACGCCGTCGAGGCCCGCGACCTGCCGCGCGCCCTGGGCGTGCTCTCGCGCAGCCTCGCCGACGGCGCGAGCCCGCACATGCTCCTCGGCTCGCTCGCGGCCACGGTGCGCCGGCTGGTGGTCGAGCGCGAGCGGGCGCGGGCGGCGGCGGGGGAGCGGCGGCTGCGCTCGGTCTCGGAGTGGGAGGCGCTGGTGCTGCCCTCCATCTCCCGGGAGGAGCTCGGCCAGAAGAAGCCCTACGGGTTCTGGATGAAGTACCAGGCCTCGCTCCGCTACGGGCGGGGCGAGCTGCTCGACTTCCTCTCGGCGCTGGCCGAGAGCGACGTCGCCATGAAGACCGGAGGCGAGGGGCGGGTGCTGCTCGAGCGCGCCCTGCTCCGCTTCCTTTCCAGCGAACCGACGACGAGAGGCGAAGCGTGA
- a CDS encoding 3'-5' exoribonuclease YhaM family protein — protein sequence MDKIWVKDVKEGERIKSRFLVARKAIPTAKSGKTYLAVTFHDKTGELEARAFEGIEELAARFEDKDYVDVEGTVGLFQGKPQLRLEAVEKADPAGVDPAEFAWAPPPEPKKPEKSGFTEAEDALWRELAAIVEAVVDPNVKKLLAAFLEDEDVAQRLRRAPAAKSIHHAYPGGLLEHTVSCLKLAHRLADHYPQVDRDLLVAGAFLHDLGKIRELSFERQIEYSDEGRLIGHLVMTAQWIHDKARRVGIPRDLEQHLVHLVLGHHGRYEYGSPKLPMTLEALLTHYLDELDSRVNSWLNLMGGEGGTRRWTDSNNVYEQHIWRGTLPTVQAEKKGPPAEVMTPVIYVPREGRAHEPRRGAQPPKKKQPQKERREQPAREKAAAAPAGEAAQPAEARPEGAPAHRPERPDRREHRAGPGGHGPGGHGGPGGAGGPGDRRRGYTGPRLPGDKGPQARPAKAAGLTHNPFAALAQKVESGEPAQAEPQEPAAPAEATSAAPPPEPPPAAQAEAPATPEQPQGGGEPTGQ from the coding sequence ATGGACAAGATCTGGGTCAAGGACGTCAAGGAAGGGGAGCGCATCAAGAGCCGCTTCCTGGTCGCCCGCAAGGCCATCCCCACCGCGAAGAGCGGCAAGACCTACCTGGCGGTCACCTTCCACGACAAGACGGGGGAGCTCGAGGCCCGCGCGTTCGAGGGGATCGAGGAGCTCGCCGCGCGCTTCGAGGACAAGGACTACGTGGACGTGGAGGGCACCGTCGGCCTGTTCCAGGGGAAGCCGCAGCTCCGGCTCGAGGCCGTCGAGAAGGCCGACCCCGCCGGCGTGGATCCCGCGGAGTTCGCCTGGGCGCCGCCGCCCGAGCCCAAGAAGCCGGAGAAGTCGGGCTTCACCGAGGCCGAGGACGCGCTCTGGAGGGAGCTCGCCGCCATCGTCGAGGCGGTGGTCGATCCCAACGTGAAGAAGCTGCTCGCGGCCTTCCTCGAGGACGAGGACGTGGCCCAGCGGCTGCGGCGAGCCCCGGCCGCGAAGAGCATCCACCACGCCTACCCGGGCGGCCTGCTCGAGCACACCGTCTCCTGCCTCAAGCTCGCGCACCGGCTCGCCGACCACTACCCGCAGGTCGATCGCGACCTGCTGGTCGCCGGCGCCTTCCTCCACGACCTCGGCAAGATCCGCGAGCTCTCCTTCGAGCGGCAGATCGAGTACAGCGACGAGGGGCGGCTCATCGGCCACCTGGTGATGACGGCCCAGTGGATCCACGACAAGGCGCGCCGGGTCGGCATCCCCCGCGACCTCGAGCAGCACCTCGTCCACCTCGTGCTCGGGCACCACGGCCGGTACGAGTACGGCTCGCCGAAGCTCCCCATGACCCTCGAGGCGCTGCTCACGCACTACCTCGACGAGCTCGACAGCCGGGTGAACTCCTGGCTCAACCTCATGGGCGGCGAGGGCGGCACGCGCCGCTGGACCGACTCCAACAACGTCTACGAGCAGCACATCTGGCGGGGCACCCTCCCCACCGTGCAGGCCGAGAAGAAGGGGCCGCCCGCGGAGGTGATGACCCCGGTCATCTACGTGCCGCGCGAGGGGCGCGCCCACGAGCCGCGGCGCGGCGCCCAGCCGCCGAAGAAGAAGCAGCCGCAGAAGGAGCGGCGCGAGCAGCCCGCCCGCGAGAAGGCCGCGGCGGCGCCCGCCGGCGAGGCCGCGCAGCCGGCCGAGGCGCGCCCCGAGGGCGCCCCCGCGCACCGGCCCGAGCGACCCGATCGCCGCGAGCACCGCGCCGGTCCGGGCGGCCACGGCCCCGGCGGCCACGGCGGTCCGGGCGGGGCCGGCGGCCCGGGCGACCGGCGGCGCGGCTACACCGGTCCGCGGCTCCCGGGCGACAAGGGCCCGCAGGCCCGGCCCGCCAAGGCGGCCGGCCTGACGCACAACCCGTTCGCCGCGCTGGCGCAGAAGGTCGAGTCCGGCGAGCCGGCCCAGGCCGAGCCGCAGGAGCCGGCCGCCCCGGCGGAGGCCACCTCCGCGGCGCCGCCGCCCGAGCCGCCCCCCGCGGCCCAGGCCGAGGCGCCGGCCACCCCCGAGCAGCCCCAGGGCGGCGGGGAGCCGACCGGCCAGTAG
- a CDS encoding TatD family hydrolase — protein sequence MPRLLDSHAHLDREDYAGDRDEVIARAVAAGLSRMVLVGLWRAPGSFGDALELATARPDLFSATVGVHPHESVDVPEADWAALEALAADRRVVGVGETGLDFHYDHSPRAVQEAAFRRSLQLARAVEKPVVIHLREADDVCARVLAEEGLPAAGGVMHCFTGGWERAKAWLDAGLHLSIAGVVTFKSADDLREAVRRAPRDRVLVETDCPFLSPVPFRGKRNEPAFVAKTAEKVAELWGVSVDEVGERTTENARRLFRLP from the coding sequence ATGCCGCGCCTGCTCGACTCGCACGCCCACCTCGACCGCGAGGACTACGCCGGCGACCGGGACGAGGTGATCGCGCGGGCGGTGGCGGCCGGCCTCTCGCGGATGGTGCTGGTCGGGCTCTGGCGCGCGCCGGGGTCGTTCGGCGACGCGCTCGAGCTCGCCACCGCGCGCCCCGACCTCTTCAGCGCCACCGTCGGCGTCCACCCCCACGAGTCGGTGGACGTGCCCGAGGCGGACTGGGCCGCCCTCGAGGCGCTCGCCGCCGATCGGCGCGTGGTCGGGGTGGGGGAGACCGGCCTCGACTTCCACTACGACCACTCCCCGCGCGCGGTGCAGGAGGCGGCCTTCCGCCGGAGCTTGCAGCTCGCGCGCGCCGTGGAGAAGCCGGTGGTCATCCACCTGCGCGAGGCCGACGACGTCTGCGCCCGGGTGCTGGCGGAGGAAGGGCTCCCGGCGGCGGGCGGGGTGATGCACTGCTTCACCGGCGGCTGGGAGCGGGCGAAGGCCTGGCTCGACGCCGGGCTCCACCTCTCGATCGCCGGCGTGGTCACCTTCAAGAGCGCCGACGACCTGCGCGAGGCGGTGCGCCGCGCGCCGCGCGATCGCGTGCTCGTCGAGACCGACTGCCCCTTCCTCTCGCCGGTCCCGTTCCGCGGGAAGCGCAACGAGCCGGCCTTCGTGGCGAAGACCGCCGAGAAGGTGGCGGAGCTCTGGGGCGTGAGCGTGGACGAGGTGGGGGAGCGCACCACCGAGAACGCGCGGCGGCTGTTCCGGCTGCCCTAG
- a CDS encoding hybrid sensor histidine kinase/response regulator, translating into MDSDQASFGVSFRHFGRALGAAVALAGALVLCGWLFHLQALKTLAPGHASMKANAALGMLLGGLAVWILAPEPRSRGARRLGMALGLAVALLGLGTTAEYVAVADLHLDQFLFQDPVGDVHPGRMAPSSALTLLLVGCALVLLDWETRRGHRPAQMLALTAALLPLQSIVGYTYGVEPPLVRGETGSLTLHSGIGFALLCTAVLLCRPESGFMRVVSSASPVGFVARRLLLAVVLLPLVLGWLLLVAGVGSGHETLLGASFMVVSGIVAGGVVVWWNASTLLRMEDDRGHVEETLREQREWFRTTIGSIADAVIACDMRGRVTLMNAVAEGLTGCSEAGAAGRPLAEVFRLHGPEGERLPHPAERALVDGVVKLPPRAAIDGAAGEIPIEGTAAPIRDRRGRTAGVVLVFRDMSERRRVEEARAAVLAREKAARSELERANRAKDEFIATLSHELRTPLNSVLGWARLLRLGKLDAPSTARAVEAIERGATTQAQIVDDLLDVSRIVRGELRLDVRPLEIVPILEAAIDTVRPAAAARDILITAVFAAQGCAVSGDAGRLQQVFWNLLTNAVKFTPDGGRVEVRLRGADGRVLVEVQDTGKGIDAEFLPHVFERFRQADSSTTRVHGGMGLGLAIVRHLVEAHGGTVQGESPGQGLGATFTVSLPNVQLRPRPRAEAARPALRAAPEPGVPAALGGLRVLIVDDDPDTLEVVRQLLEQAGAVVSAARDVEGALRLLAQDRPDVLVSDIGMPGEDGYSLIRRVRALPPERGGAIPAAALTAFTQTEHRQEALGAGYQLYLAKPIGPAELADAVARLAGREAAARSA; encoded by the coding sequence GTGGACAGCGACCAGGCGAGCTTCGGCGTCTCCTTCCGGCACTTCGGCCGCGCCCTCGGCGCCGCGGTGGCGCTCGCCGGCGCCCTCGTGCTCTGCGGCTGGCTGTTCCACCTCCAGGCGCTCAAGACCCTCGCGCCCGGCCACGCCAGCATGAAGGCCAACGCCGCCCTGGGCATGCTCCTGGGCGGGCTCGCGGTCTGGATCCTGGCGCCCGAGCCCCGGTCGCGCGGGGCGCGGCGGCTGGGGATGGCGCTCGGCCTCGCGGTGGCGCTGCTCGGGCTCGGCACCACCGCCGAGTACGTCGCGGTCGCCGACCTCCACCTCGACCAGTTCCTCTTCCAGGATCCGGTGGGGGACGTGCACCCCGGGCGCATGGCCCCGTCGAGCGCGCTCACGCTGCTCCTCGTCGGCTGCGCGCTGGTCCTGCTCGACTGGGAGACCCGGCGCGGGCACCGGCCGGCCCAGATGCTGGCGCTCACGGCGGCCCTGCTCCCGCTCCAGTCGATCGTGGGCTACACGTACGGGGTCGAGCCGCCCCTCGTCCGCGGCGAGACCGGCTCGCTCACCCTCCACTCGGGCATCGGGTTCGCGCTCCTCTGCACGGCGGTGCTGCTCTGCCGGCCCGAGTCGGGCTTCATGCGGGTGGTCTCCTCGGCCTCGCCGGTCGGGTTCGTGGCGCGCCGGCTGCTCCTCGCGGTGGTGCTCCTGCCGCTCGTGCTCGGCTGGCTCCTGCTCGTGGCAGGCGTCGGCTCCGGGCACGAGACGCTGCTCGGCGCCTCGTTCATGGTCGTCTCCGGCATCGTCGCCGGCGGCGTGGTGGTCTGGTGGAACGCGAGCACGCTGCTCCGGATGGAGGACGATCGCGGCCACGTCGAGGAGACCCTCCGCGAGCAGCGCGAGTGGTTCCGCACCACCATCGGCAGCATCGCCGACGCGGTGATCGCCTGCGACATGCGCGGGCGGGTCACCCTCATGAACGCCGTGGCGGAGGGGCTCACCGGCTGCTCCGAGGCGGGCGCCGCCGGCCGGCCGCTGGCGGAGGTCTTCCGGCTGCACGGCCCCGAGGGCGAGCGGCTGCCGCACCCCGCGGAGCGGGCGCTCGTGGACGGGGTGGTGAAGCTCCCGCCGCGCGCCGCCATCGACGGCGCCGCCGGGGAGATCCCGATCGAGGGGACCGCCGCGCCCATCCGCGACCGCCGCGGCCGCACCGCCGGCGTGGTGCTGGTCTTCCGCGACATGTCGGAGCGCCGGCGCGTGGAGGAGGCCCGCGCGGCGGTGCTCGCCCGCGAGAAGGCGGCGCGCTCCGAGCTCGAGCGGGCCAACCGGGCCAAGGACGAGTTCATCGCCACGCTCTCCCACGAGCTGCGCACCCCGCTCAACTCGGTGCTCGGCTGGGCCCGGCTCCTGCGGCTGGGGAAGCTGGACGCCCCCTCCACCGCCCGGGCGGTGGAGGCCATCGAGCGCGGGGCGACCACCCAGGCGCAGATCGTGGACGACCTGCTCGACGTCTCGCGCATCGTCCGCGGCGAGCTGCGGCTCGACGTCCGCCCGCTCGAGATCGTGCCCATCCTGGAGGCGGCCATCGACACCGTCCGCCCGGCGGCGGCGGCGCGCGACATCCTCATCACTGCCGTCTTCGCGGCGCAGGGCTGCGCGGTCTCCGGCGACGCCGGCCGGCTCCAGCAGGTGTTCTGGAACCTGCTCACCAACGCGGTGAAGTTCACGCCGGACGGGGGGCGGGTGGAGGTGCGGCTGCGCGGCGCCGACGGGCGCGTCCTCGTCGAGGTCCAGGACACCGGCAAGGGGATCGACGCGGAGTTCCTGCCGCACGTCTTCGAGCGGTTCCGCCAGGCCGACTCGAGCACCACCCGCGTCCACGGGGGCATGGGGCTCGGGCTCGCCATCGTCCGGCACCTGGTCGAGGCGCACGGGGGCACGGTGCAGGGCGAGAGCCCGGGGCAGGGGCTCGGGGCCACCTTCACGGTGAGCCTCCCGAACGTGCAGCTCCGCCCGCGGCCGCGCGCCGAGGCGGCCCGCCCGGCGCTGCGGGCGGCGCCGGAGCCGGGGGTCCCGGCGGCGCTCGGGGGGCTCCGGGTCCTCATCGTGGACGACGACCCGGACACGCTCGAGGTGGTGCGGCAGCTGCTCGAGCAGGCCGGCGCGGTGGTGTCGGCCGCCCGCGACGTCGAGGGGGCGCTCCGGCTGCTAGCGCAGGACCGGCCCGACGTGCTCGTGAGCGACATCGGCATGCCCGGCGAGGACGGCTACAGCCTCATCCGCCGCGTGCGCGCCCTGCCGCCCGAGCGCGGCGGCGCCATCCCCGCGGCGGCGCTCACCGCCTTCACCCAGACCGAGCACCGGCAGGAGGCGCTCGGCGCCGGGTACCAGCTCTACCTCGCGAAGCCCATCGGCCCCGCCGAGCTGGCGGACGCGGTGGCCCGCCTCGCCGGGCGCGAGGCGGCCGCGCGCAGCGCCTGA
- the holB gene encoding DNA polymerase III subunit delta', with the protein MPFAEIIGQDRAVGSLRAALARGALHHAYLFGGPAGVGKGAAARLLAQAANCEGPAAAGADACGACGPCTRIARGLHPDVLFLAEEREMAKAGRWEPKGGRTPSKEIVVDQIRELVDRRLGMKRFEGRRRFVVVDPADAMNVQAQNALLKTLEEPPDDTTLVLVSSSPDGLLATIKSRCLRVPFAPLPDELVSARLLAEGWEPAAARVAAALAGGSLGRALGLDAEALEERRQAVEEAASLDPADAGAWLGYAARAGKDRDLARETCELLLVWLRDVLAVGVAGDGATLALPDLAPLSRRAAEALPPPAVLRRRDRVQQALRALRQNGAPALALERMLIGWFHG; encoded by the coding sequence ATGCCCTTCGCGGAGATCATCGGCCAGGACCGGGCCGTCGGTTCGCTGCGCGCCGCGCTCGCCCGGGGCGCGCTCCACCACGCCTACCTGTTCGGCGGGCCGGCCGGGGTGGGGAAGGGCGCCGCGGCGCGGCTGCTCGCCCAGGCGGCCAACTGCGAGGGGCCCGCGGCGGCCGGCGCCGACGCGTGCGGGGCGTGCGGCCCGTGCACCCGCATCGCCCGCGGCCTCCACCCCGACGTCCTCTTCCTCGCCGAGGAGCGCGAGATGGCGAAGGCCGGCCGCTGGGAGCCGAAGGGCGGGCGGACCCCCTCGAAGGAGATCGTCGTCGATCAGATCCGCGAGCTGGTGGACCGGCGGCTCGGGATGAAGCGCTTCGAGGGGCGCCGCCGGTTCGTGGTCGTCGACCCGGCCGACGCCATGAACGTGCAGGCGCAGAACGCGCTCCTGAAGACGCTGGAGGAGCCGCCCGACGACACCACCCTGGTGCTCGTCTCGTCCTCGCCCGACGGGCTCCTCGCCACCATCAAGTCGCGCTGCCTGCGCGTGCCGTTCGCGCCCCTGCCGGACGAGCTGGTCTCGGCGCGGCTCCTGGCGGAGGGCTGGGAGCCCGCGGCCGCCCGCGTGGCCGCCGCGCTCGCCGGCGGCTCGCTGGGGCGGGCGCTCGGGCTCGACGCCGAGGCCCTGGAGGAGCGGCGGCAGGCGGTCGAGGAGGCGGCCTCGCTCGACCCGGCCGACGCCGGCGCCTGGCTCGGCTACGCGGCCCGCGCCGGCAAGGATCGCGACCTGGCGCGCGAGACCTGCGAGCTGCTCCTGGTCTGGCTCCGCGACGTGCTCGCGGTGGGGGTGGCCGGCGACGGCGCGACGCTGGCGCTGCCGGATCTCGCGCCCCTGTCGCGCCGCGCGGCGGAGGCGCTCCCCCCGCCCGCGGTGCTGCGCCGCCGCGACCGGGTGCAGCAGGCCCTGCGGGCGCTCCGGCAGAATGGCGCCCCGGCCCTCGCGCTGGAGCGCATGCTCATCGGGTGGTTCCATGGCTAG
- a CDS encoding TraR/DksA C4-type zinc finger protein: MSRIDIDARTLLQERRQALRHPRRALARAQGGGAWEEWGGDAEPLAAEARRELHEIEAALSRIEEGRYGICQACGGPMGLQRLRAIPEARYCLACSGNHHADD; encoded by the coding sequence ATGAGCCGGATCGACATCGACGCCAGGACGCTGCTCCAGGAACGCCGCCAGGCGCTGCGCCACCCGCGCCGCGCCCTGGCGCGCGCGCAGGGCGGGGGGGCCTGGGAGGAGTGGGGCGGGGACGCCGAGCCGCTGGCCGCCGAGGCCCGGCGCGAGCTGCACGAGATCGAGGCGGCGCTCTCTCGCATCGAGGAGGGGCGCTACGGCATCTGCCAGGCGTGCGGCGGGCCGATGGGGCTCCAGCGCTTGCGCGCCATCCCGGAGGCGCGGTATTGCCTCGCCTGCAGTGGAAACCACCACGCCGACGACTGA